AAACGCGTTCCTCGGACTTGGGTGGCCGTTCTTTTTGATCGCGCTCAAAAGCTGTGTAGTGATGAGCTCACGGATTGCGCCTTCACCATCACAAACCACGGGCCAAGCGGCGCGACCCGCTTCGTCCCACATATCTCCCGTCATTTCAGCCGCCTTTCGAGCTGAACCATATGCCATCAGGCCACCAAGCATGTGCGCAGCGCGGCAGCCTTGGTCAATATCCTGCCCGTCTAGCCACGCAGGTCCCGCCTGCCCCTCAAGACGTCCTTCGACGTACTCTTGCAGCGATGATGGAACCCGCGAAGGAAACGTCTGTGCCGAACTGCAATCTGCTGCCAAAGTGCCGTGCATTGCTTGAACCTCATGGAGCATGTCAGTCCACTTGCCTAAGCGTGCATTTCTCAACGAGATATTATGCTTTCGGCAGGTCCGCACGGGTGACAGTCGCCAGAGTAAACGATGCTTCATTGCTGCGTTTGGCCAAGCCTACCCACCGCGATCTTCGACAAGGCAAAGCGGGCAATACCGCGTCACAACACCAGTGGTGAACTCGGCAGAAAACTCGGCTCCACGAAGGCTGTATCGGCGTTCGCCCATAGCTGTAATCGTGTTTGCCAAAACAGGTTCCGGGTCCTGGCCGGTGATCTGGCACAATCGCTCGACAGCTTCAGGTTTACCCGCTGCAAGATCTGCAGCTGAGATACTCATGGTATTTAGAAACGGCAGAACGCGGCCTCCCGTATGGAAGGCCGCTAGTCGTGCTGCCCATGACATGGGCGTTTCGTCAGGCTGAAACGGAAGATCTGGGAATAAAGCTGCCATAGCGTTCATCCTTTCCGTTTCCGGCGCGATCGCGGCATTGGCGTGTCATCACCTGCATCGGGATTCAAGACATGATAGTTGTCTGCATAGAAGACATTTTCCGACGCCGGACAGGCCTCATTCATCGCATATGCGGATGCGAAGTGATCGATGGTCAGATACTCATCATCCTGCTCAATCGCGAATTCCATAGCCAACAACAACAGCTCGACAGCACGCCCAAAGCGGTATCGTGCGCCATGGAAGACGCGACCAATCAAGTCCGCCTCAACTGGCGGCTCCAATCCAACCCGACCGCAATAATCTGCCATGACGGTGCGATACATGTCGCCATCGATGGACTCGACCAACTCAGGCAGTACCATTGACCTAAAACGACGCTTCACCTGCGCGTCAGAACGGATGACCTCCGCCAATTCTTCAGTGCCAGACAAAACGACAGCAATAGCATTGTCTCCCTGCATAAGCGACTTAAGCGCGCGCAAGATAAGCTTCCGATCAGCACAAAAGAGATCCTGAGCCTCATCAATCCAGACGACAGCGGTGCCAAGCACACTGACCCTATGCCAGAACATCTGCCAGAGGGACCACGAGAGCATCAACAACGTCACACCCGCCGATGTCTACTTCGGCCGCGACAAAGCCATTCTAAAACAAAGGGAAAGGATCAAACGAAAGACGCTCGAAACGCGGCGCTTGCATCACCGCCAGCGTGCCGCATAATCAAACAAACCAGATGAGCCAAACTCTCTCTTAGATTAGGCCGCCATTGGTTCCAAAAACTCTGACGACGGACAAGGTAAAGAGAGCTTTGCGTAGTCGGTATGAATGAATGAAAACTGCACATTGGGCGCAGCAGTATCCTTTGCTGCTACAATTTCTTTAACGCCAGTTTCGTCTTCAAAAAAGCGTTTGGCACGTCGATCCATGTCAACATAAGTGACATTTGGAAAGATAAAGGACGGTGCGACATCTACGTAGCTACCGGCATAGAGCACGGCTTTCGGCGCAACCACCTTTCCGACAGCGCGAAAGAGCCGAAATCTGTCGTCGGGATGTTGGTTTTGCTTATCCCAAAGCTTCTGGGTCATTTCCTGCAAAATACGCTCCGTTCCGTGATGGTTGGGCTTGAAGCATGACACAGGGTCAACAGGCGATCCAGATCACCTTGGCGCAGTTTCATATAGAAACTTAGGGGGCACTCCCGGGATTAGACCCATTGCAGCATGTTCAAACCACAGGCGCACGGCAATCCGCAAGGGCGGCCCAAACCCGCCATTCAGACGCTTTGAGTTTTGCTGTTGCGTATTCTGAAAGCAGTCTCTTGTTTCGTTGGGTCTTTACGGCTTGTTGAGTAAGTTCAGTCAAAGGTTAGGCATGATATTTAGATTTCGCGTCTGCCCCAATAACGACGCCGCAGATACTGCTCAAGGATGGGTAGTCGCAGCGTCCGAAAACGACGCTCGTTCGTTCATCGGCAGTTCCTCGTTTGTGCAACGAATGTCCTCCGATAGTGACTTAGGACTTTTGAATGGCATGATTTTTTTATCTGAAGGAAGCCTAGCGAGCTAGCGGCCCATTGCTGCCGTTCACTCTCGTGTCGATTTACTGCGGCGCGGTCTGTCGAACCGGCCATTCGCTGCAAATGCGAAATCTTTAGGTCCGCGAATGGGAAGTGTGCGGGACAAACCGGACTTGTGCACCTGCGGCTATTGCTGACGCAGCATCGCTTTGCGGGTGCGGCACGCTCGCCGTCGCGTTACAGCAAAAACCACCAGAGCGGCCGCTCAATGCCTCGCTTAGCAACGAAATTCAGACCGTTTTTTCGGCACACGCGGCTCCAACGATTCAGTCCCAGACGAAGCCTCCGTTCGATTTCCAGGCACCAAGGTCTGGTTTGCACGGCGTGCGAGAGCGGCGAATAGCACTACGGGCGGGAGGCTTTCGTGTGCTTCGTTTGCGAACATTCCGCCGTGGCCGTTGAAAGCGCATATTCGTTCAACAGATTTGCAACCACTAGGGCCCTGCCATCTCCATTAACGATCTACTATCTCACCATCGGTGCTGAAGTGATCAGTAAATCTGTCTTGCGTAGTGCAATGTATCCGTAGGCTCGGAAATCTCGTTTGAGAGAGCATGCCGCAGGAACGCAAAATCTAACTGCGTCCGAAACTTCAACTCCAGCACGGCGTCGTCGAAAGTCATAGACGCTTTCTCTTCACGCTTGATAGCAACTTCCGCCTTCTTTCGAATGGCACCCGTTTCTAGATCCACGTCTATTTGCTGCAGCTCTTTTTCATGATCCGAACGGATGATGACGAGCTTACTGCTGCAGGGCTCGGTGTAATCGCCGGACATAGTGTGCAGACCAGAAGCAAAATGCAGTTCGTTTTCGTTGATCTTGTGTTCATCCATTTTTGCAATTGATGACATCATCAAACCATCCAGACGTTTGCCGTCGGGGTCATATAAGGCACCCACAAGCGTGAAGCACTTTTCCAGCTCCAATACTCGACCACGGGCAAACCTGTAGGTATAAGGGTGGTCAAGACGGCCGAAGTGGAACCGCATTGCTGAGTTCGATGGTTGTGCCGTGATGGACAGCAGACTCTTAACAACCGCAGTAGTCTCCGAAATCTGTCTGTAGACGATGTATTCTCCGATCAACTCGGGAGCAAAATGGATCTTCGCGTTGTTGGTGTGAAACAGAGTGGTGATTGTGTCATTGAAAGAGTCGTCCTTAAGCGCTGCAAACGCCATAATCTCCGATTGCAGGGCGGCAAGCTCGGGGTAGCCATCGGTCTTGAACGCACAGATGGCGTTCTCAAGTGTTACCCAGATACTCTTTTCAGGTTTAGGGCTAACAACCTTCTTTGATCTGATGTTTTTGACAACGTTGGCCGTTAAGCCGCCCTTGTCTTCCTCACCAAGTGCGGCCTGAAGTGCCGCGCAGATCTTGGTGTTGTTCGTCAGCTGGTCATCTACATTCTCCGCCTGCCGGGTTGCTTCCGGCAGCTTGTCGAGGAACTCGCATGTTAGACGAATGATATTTTCGCGGTTTCTCGGCAACGTGTTCTCTACTCATAGACGTTAAATGCTCTTCCATTACCGACACCAGAGTGAGTGCGCAACGTTTTCCTCTTCGTTTGCTGCAAAAAGAGGAAAACAACTTCTATTTCGTCTTCAGTGGAGAGATTATTGCGTCAATTGGCCGAATTAAACGACCGCAATGTGGATAAAGTCTCTGAGATGCTGTCCCAGCACACAAAAATTAAAAATGGGTGAATCATTGCCACCGCAGAGGAGGAATTGTCGTCTCATCACAAGGAGGCGGTGATGCAGCAAATGCGAAAACTCATCATTGATGAGTCCGCGATGCTGTTTTTCCCACCTCGCACAGGGTGCGCCGCCAATTATTATAGCGCTATCAGTATTTGTCGGGACTCCAGACCCGCGATAGCTTGTACAATAAGAGAAGTCCCCCTGGAGGTAAGAGGGACATGAGCAGTGAGTGGAGGCCTGCCGACCCAGATATTCCAAATTAAAAAGGCCACCCGCTCCGCTAGGCGACAAGTGGCCGACCAAACCTGAAATCATCAAAAAGCCAGATG
The Rhodobacteraceae bacterium S2214 genome window above contains:
- a CDS encoding TniQ family protein → MAALFPDLPFQPDETPMSWAARLAAFHTGGRVLPFLNTMSISAADLAAGKPEAVERLCQITGQDPEPVLANTITAMGERRYSLRGAEFSAEFTTGVVTRYCPLCLVEDRGG